The DNA region CGCTAGCACCTCTAACCCTTTCGACCTCACTGGGCGGGTCGTGCTTCTGACAGGCGCGACGCGCGGTCTTGGTTTCGAGATGGCCCGGCTGTTGGCGCGCTGCGGCGGCCATGTTGTCGTCAATGGCCGGGATAGCGGACGCGCCGAAGGTGCCGCGGCGGCCATCCGTGGTGAGGGCGGTAGGGCCTCTGCCGCGGTCTTTGATGTCACGGATCTCGATCGCGCGGCCGCGGCCATTGCTGCGGTTGCCGCGGCGCATGGCCGTCTCGACGGCTTCGTCAACAATGTCGGTACGCGCAATCGCAAGGGCCTGCTCGATTTGTCTCTCGCCGAGATCCGAGAGCAGATCGAAGCCAATCTCATCGGCGCGATGTGGCTCGCGCGCGCCGCCGCGCAGGTTATGATCCCACGGCGGCACGGCCGTATCATCAATGTGACGTCTATCGCGGCGCGCATGGCGATTTTGCCGGACGCGGCTTACGTCGCCTCGAAAGGCGGGCTCGAGGCGCTGACGCACTCCCTCGCCGCCGAAGTCGGGCCGCATGGCATTACCGTCAACGCCATATCGCCCGGCTTTTTTGCCACCGAAACCAATCTAGGTATCGTGAACAATGCGGAGGTGGGGCCACGGCTTGCGGCCCGCACGGCGCTCGGCCGGTGGGGGCAGCCGCACGAGATCGCCGGTGCCGCGGCGTTCCTATGTTCCGATGCCGCGAGCTTCGTAACCGGCCAAACACTCGTCGTCGACGGTGGTACGACGGTGACCGCCATCTGAGCAGGGTGGGGACGGACATCCTCGCGCAATATCCCCTTCGTCAGACTGTCATGGTTGCGTGGCGGTCTGGCGAGACCGCCCATGTCCGGCGCTCTAGGCGACAAAAAAGCGCATTTCCGGGATTTCGTGGCGCGGCCACGGGCCCCTGCAGTATCCGGCCTCATTCGGGCCGTGTTTGCCATAGCACCGTGAGCGGCACCCGGCGCTCTCGCGTGCAGCATGGAGTTCTGCTAGTGGGGGCGGATGGGTGCGCCGTCGATGGCGCATGGCGCTGTGGGGGCAGGCCAGTTGGCCGGGGCGCCAGTCCGGAGGAACGATGCTCGATGCGTTGCGCGCGGTGGCGCGTTTTTTTCAGGTGACGATCGGCTGGAATCGTATCGGTGTCGTGCTCAGCGCCGCCATTATCGGCATCGCCGCGTATGTGCTCTTCCACATGCTGCGCGATATCCAGGTCAACGAGGTCTACAACGCGCTGAAAGCCGTTGAAGGCCGGCACATTGCGCTCGCCGCGCTTTTCGTTGCCCTAGGCTATTTCACGCTGACGTTCTACGACCTGTTTGCCTTGCGCACGATCGGCAAGGCCGACGTGCCGTATCGCATTGCGGCGATGGCCGGATTCACGAGCTATTCGGTCGGTCACAATGTCGGTGCGACGGTCTTCACCGGCGGCGCAGTGCGTTACCGGATCTATTCCGCCTACGGCCTGGATGCCGTCGACGTTGCCAAAATCTGTTTCGTCGCCGGTCTGACCTTCTGGCTCGGCAACGCCACCGTGCTTGGCCTGAGCGTCGCTATCACGCCGCACGCCGCCGAGCCGATCACCCAGCTTCCAGCCTGGCTCAACCGCATCATCGCCTGCGGCATCTTGGCGGTGCTTGGCTCTTACGTCGCCTGGGTGTGGACCGCGCCGCGCGAGATCGGCAAAGGCGGTTGGAAAGTGCATCTGCCCAGCGGGCCGAACACCCTGCTGCAAATCGTGATCGGCATCTTCGATCTCGGCTTCTGCGCCTTGGCCATGTACATGCTGATCCCGGCCGAGCCGCAAATCGGTTTCGTCACCCTGGCCGTCGTCTTTGTTTCGGCGACGTTGCTCGGCTTCGCCAGCCATGCGCCCGGCGGTCTCGGCGTGTTCGACGCCGCGATGCTTGTGGCGCTGTGGGAGTTCGACAAGGAAGATCTGCTGGCCGGCTTGCTCCTGTTCCGGTTGCTGTATTATCTCGTGCCGTTCGCGGTGGCGCTCGTCATTCTTGGCATTCGCGAGTTCTGGCTCAGTACGCATGGCGCGCGCCGCAAGCCTGAATTGAAATCGGTACATGCGAGCGAGCCTATGCGCAGCGAGTTCGAGCCCGAAAAGACCGATGCCGTTTAAGCCATGGCCGTGAATGACGAAGCGCTCAGTCGCGCGCCGCGCTCGAATTGGCCGGGCCGATTGCGTCAGGCTTGGAAAGTATTGCGCGGCACGCCGATCGACAACGGGACCGGCGCCATTCCGCCTTTGGCAAATGGCTCTTTCCATGCGCAGGCGCCACTCATCGAGTCGCTGATCGGTGGCCTGCCCGGCCCAGCCATCGTGCTGGATCGGGATAGCCGCGTCATCGCCTTCAACAGCGCGGCGACATCGATCGCTCCTGTTCTGCGCCGGGGCGAGCCGGCGCTGATTTCGCTGCGCATGCCCGAACTGGTCGACGCCATTCGCCGGGCTGGCAAACGGCGCGAGCCGCAACGCGTCGAATTTTTCGAGCGCGTACCGCTCGACCGCTGGTTTGAAGCTTTTGTCACGCCGGTAAAGCTTGCTGGGGGGGCGGACAGCCGGCCCGACATTCTGCTGCTGACGTTTAACGACCTGACGCCGCTGCGCCGGGTTGAGGAAATGCGCGCCGACTTCGTTGCCAATGCGAGCCACGAATTGCGTACACCGCTCGCCGCGCTACTCGGCTTCATCGAAACCTTGCAGGGGCCGGCCAGATCCGACGCCGTGGCGCGTGAGAAGTTCCTCGGCATCATGCAGGCGCAGGCCACCCGCATGGCGCGGCTGATCGACGATCTGTTGTCGCTGTCGCGCATAGAGCTGAACGCGCACTTGCAGCCCAGCACGCCGGTCGATCTTGCCGTGATCGTGCGGCAGGTGGTCGACGGCTTGCAGACCCTCGCCCGCGACCGTGAGGTCGAGATCAAGGTCGCGACCCCGGAGGCGCCGGTGATTGTGCTCGGCGATCGTGACGAGCTCATCCGGGCGCTCGAGAACCTGGTCGAGAACGCGCTCAAATACGGCGCGGCCGGAAAGCGGGTCGATATTACGCTGGCGCCCGGCCAGACCCGGGCCGGCGCGCCGGAGGCGCGCTTGTCGGTGCGTGATTACGGTCCCGGCATCGCGCCGGAGCATCTCCCGCGGCTGACCGAGCGCTTCTATCGGGTCGACGTGGCGGACAGCCGCCAGCAAGGCGGCACCGGTTTGGGCCTCGCCTTGGTCAAACATGTGCTCAATCGCCATGGCGGCAGACTGTCGATCGAGAGCACTTTGGGCCAGGGAGCGAGTTTTACAATGCACCTGCCCTTGCGCACCGCCGAGTCCGTCATCGGCGGATAAAATCTAGTTAAATCATATACTTGATACGTCATCGTACTGTCATCTAAAGTTCATAGAACGGTGACGGGCGATGCCTATGGCTGGCCCCGCGATCTCGGAACGGCTTGCGCTCGCGCAATGACAAAGCCCTCTGAGGCACGCACGGAGAGCGTATTTTTGAGCAACAGCGGCCGCCCGAGGTTGGGCGCAACGAGGGTGTCATGGGGCGTTCGGCTCCGTGCGCGTCTCTGGCCGTCAACATGGAGAAAACCCGTGAAACATTGGACCGCACTGGCAGCCGCCGGCTTCCTTGCCGCCGCCGCCTTCGTACCGGCGAGCGCCGCCGACATTTCGGGCGCCGGCGCGACCTTCCCTTATCCGGTCTACGCCAAGTGGGCGGATGCCTATAAGAAGGAGACCGGCAACGGTCTGAACTATCAGTCGATCGGCTCCGGCGGCGGCATCAAGCAGATCAAGGCCAAGACCGTGACGTTCGGCGCTTCCGACGCGCCGCTGCCGGGCAAGGAGCTCGACGAGGCCGGCCTTTCGCAGTTCCCGATGGTGATGGGCGGCATCGTGCCGGTCGTGAACCTCGACGGCGTGAAGCCGGGTGACCTCGTGCTCGACGGCCCGACGCTGGCCAAGATCTTCCTCGGCGACATCAAGTCCTGGGACGACGCCGCGATCGCCAAGCTGAACCCGAACGCCAAGCTGCCGAAGCAGGCGATCGCCCTCGTTCACCGTTCGGACGGGTCGGGCACCACCTTCAACTTCACCTACTACCTGTCGGACGTCAGCCCCGACTGGAAGTCGAAGGTCGGCACCAACACCGCGGTGCAATGGCCTGCCGGTATCGGCGCCAAGGGCAACGAAGGCGTCGCCAACAACGTCGGCAACACCAAGGGCTCGATCGGCTACGTCGAGTACGCCTACGCGCTGCAGAACAAGCTGACCTTCACCAAGATGGTCAACAAGGGCGGCAAGACCGTGTCGCCGACCTCGGAAGCGTTCCAGGCCGCGGCTGCCAACGCCGACTGGAAGTCGCAGCCGGGCTACGGCGTGATCCTCGCCAACCAGCCGGGCGACAAGTCCTGGCCGATGACCGCGGCGACGTGGATCCTCGTCTACAAGAAGCCGGCCGACGCTGCCGCCACCACCGAAGCGCTCAAGTTCTTCGCTTGGGCCTACAAGAACGGCGGCAAGATGGCTGAAGAACTCGACTACGTGCCGATGCCGGCCAATGTCGTGAAGGACATCGAGGCTACCTGGAAGTCCGACATCAAGGACGCCAGCGGTAAGTCGCTGTTCTAATCCAAGGAAAGTTGGGGAGGGGCGCCATGGGTGCCTCTCCCTTTCTCACCGCCTCGCCAGAGGTGGCTTGTCTTACGGCCGCAAGGTCGGTTGAGTGGCTCCCTGACGCAGTGCAAGCCGAAGGAGAGCCCGCGTGCAATCATCCCGGAGGGGACCCGTGGTGGACGTTGCGTTACAGGGCGGGGCTGCCAGCGTGGCCCAGCAGGTCGATCGGGCTAAGGTTCTTCAACGCCTGCGCATGAGTGACGCGGTGTTCCGCGGTCTGACGCGTGCCGCGGCCATTACCGTTCTGATCATTCTCAGTGGTATCATTATTTCGTTGGTTTACGGCTCGTGGCCGGCGCTGCGTGCGTTCGGTCTGACCTTCCTGGTCGATGAGTCCTGGAACCCGGTGACGGAGCGCTTCGGCGCGATCGCGCCGATCTACGGCACCATCGTCACTTCGGTCATCGCCATGCTGATCGCGGTTCCGGTCGGTCTGTTCATCGCGATGTTCCTGACCGAGCTGTGCCCGATGTGGCTGCGCCGCCCGATCGGCATCGCCATCGAGTTGCTCGCCGGCATCCCCAGCATCATCTACGGCATCTGGGGCCTGTTCGTGTTCGCCCCTTTCCTACAGCAATATGTGCAGCCGTTCCTGATCGAGGTGTTCGGCAACGTTCCGGTGCTGTCGACGCTGTTCGCCGGCCCGCCTTACGGCATCGGCGTGCTGACCGCCGGTCTGATCCTCGCCATCATGGTGTTGCCCTTCATCACCTCGATCTCGCGTGACGTGTTCGAGGCGGTGCCGCCGGTGTTGAAAGAAGCGGCCTACGGCCTCGGATGCACCACCTGGGAAGTCGCCCGTTACGTCGTGCTGCCCTATACCCGCGTCGGCGTCATCGGCGGCGTCATGCTCGGCCTTGGCCGTGCGCTCGGCGAAACCATGGCGGTGACCTTCGTCATCGGCAATGCCCACCACATATCCGGCTCGATCCTGGCGCCGGGCACGACGATCTCGGCGACCATCGCCAACGAATTCACCGAGGCCGTCGGCGATCTCTACACCTCCTCGCTGATCGCGCTCGGTCTGATCCTCTTCGTCATCACCTTCATCGTTCTCGCCTTCGCGCGACTGATGCTGATGCGCCTCAATGCCAAGGTGGGAGGCTAACGCCATGGCGCTTTACGACACCCGCCGCGCCCGCAACAAGTTGGCCGTCGGCCTTGCGATCGCCGCAACCCTCTTCGGCCTTGCTTGGTTGGTGCTGATCCTTGCGGTCCTGCTCTGGGAAGGCTTCAGCGGCCTGTCCCTGCGCGTCTTCACCGAGATGACGCCGCCGCCTGGCGCGGCCGGTGGTCTGCTAAACCCGATCATGGGCAGCCTGATCATGACCGTCATCGCGGTCGTGATCGGTACGCCGCTGGGCATGCTCGCCGGCACGTACATGGCGGAGTACGGGCGCTACGATAAACTCACCGCAGTGGTGCGTTTCATCAACGACATCCTGCTCAGCGCTCCGTCGATCGTCGTCGGTCTGTTCGTCTATGAGATCGTCGTGGCGCAGATGGGCCACTTCTCCGGCTGGGCCGGGGCCATCGCCCTCGCCGTCATCGTGGTGCCGGTGGTGGTTCGCACGACCGAGGACATGCTGACTCTCGTGCCCGACACGCTGCGCGAAGCAGCCGCCTCGATCGGTTTGCCGCGTTCGCTGATGATCAAGAAAGTCGCCTACCGCGCCGCGCGCGCCGGCATGGTCACCGGCGTGCTGCTAGCCGTGGCGCGCATCTCCGGCGAAACCGCTCCGCTGTTGTTCACCGCGCTCAACAATCAGTTCTGGAGCATGAACATGAATGCGCCGGTGGCCAGCCTGCCGGTCGTGATCTTCCAGTTTGCGCTGAGTCCCTACAAGGACTGGCAGGAACTGGCGTGGACCGGCGCTCTCATCATCACCCTGGCGGTGCTGGCGCTTAGCATCACCGCACGTTCCCTCGCGGCACAGAGAAAGTCATGAACAGCGTAGCATCGTTCACCGTTCCGACCGTCAACAATGCGCCGATCAACGTCGAAGGTTTGACGGAGAAGATCTCCGTGCGCGATCTCGACTTCTTCTATGGCGAGCATCGTGCGCTGAAGAATATCAACGTGCCGCTCTATAAGGGTAAGGTCACGGCGTTCATCGGTCCGTCCGGCTGCGGCAAGTCCACGCTGCTGCGAATCCTGAACCGCATGTACGATCTCTATCCGAACCAGCGCGCCGCTGGTCACGTCCGCTTGGATAACGAAGATATCCTGGCGCCGTCGCAGGATCTCAACCTGCTGCGCGCGAAGGTCGGCATGGTGTTCCAGAAGCCGACGCCGTTTCCGATGACGATCTACGAGAACATCGCCTTCGGCATCCGGCTTTATGAGAAGCTGTCTAAGTCGGAGCTCGACGACCGCGTCAAGAGCGCCCTTGAGCGGGCCGCGCTGTGGAACGAGGTCAAGGACAAGCTCAACGCCAACGGACAATCGCTGTCGGGCGGCCAGCAACAACGTCTGTGCATTGCCCGCACGGTCGCCGTGCGCCCCGAGGTGATCCTCTTCGACGAGCCGTGCTCGGCGCTTGATCCCATCTCGACGGCCAAGATCGAAGAGCTGATCGACGAGCTCAAGGACGATTACACGATCGCGATCGTCACCCACAATATGCAGCAGGCGGCGCGCGTCTCCGACTTCACGGCCTTCATGTATCTCGGCGAAATGGTCGAATTCGACGAGACCACCAAGATCTTCACGACCCCGACCGATCGTCGCACTCAGGATTATATCACCGGCCGCTTCGGCTAGCGCGCGACAAGAGCGCGAAGGACAACGACAAATGACCGACCAGCAACATACCGCGAAAGCCTTCGATTCCGACTTGCAGGACTTGTCCCGCATGGTTGCCGAGATGGGCGGACTTGCCGAAAAGCAGGTGGCCGAAGCCGTTGCCGCTCTGGCCCGGCGCGACACCGCGCTGGCGCAGCGCATCACCGAGGCCGACACCAGCATCGATAAACTGCAGCACGAGATCGAGGAAAAGGCGGTTCTCACCATCGCACGTCGTCAGCCGATGGCGGTCGACCTGCGCGAGATCGTTGGCGCGTTGCGCCTTGCCAACGATCTGGAGCGTATCGGCGATCTCGCCAAGAACATTGCCAAACGCGTCATTGCGCTGAATGCGGAATTTCCCCCGCCGAAGCTGATCCGCGGCGTCGAGCACATGACCGATCTACTGCTCGAGCAGCTCAAGACGGTGCTCGATGCTTATGTGCGCCGCGACATCAGCAAGGCGCTGTCGGTGTGGCGCGGCGATGAAGAGATCGACGCGGTGTGCACCTCGGTGTTCCGTGAGCTGCTCACCTATATGATGGAAGACCCGCGCAACATCACCTTCTGCATCCACCTGATGTTCTGCGCGAAGAATATCGAACGCATGGGCGATCACGCCACCAACATCGCCGAGACCGTGCATTACATCATCGAAGGGCGCCCGATTGCCGACAAGCGGCCGAAGGGCGACACCACGACCATCCCGGCGTTGCGTGCGGCGGGGGAGTAACCGCGAGACCATAAGATGAGCGCCCGCATCCTGATCGTCGAAGACGAGGAGCCGCTGACGATGCTCCTCCGCTATAATCTCGAAGCGGAGGGATACGAGGTCGAAACCGCCGCCCGCGGCGATGAGGCCGATACCCGCCTGAAAGAAGCGACCCCCGACCTGGTCGTGCTCGATTGGATGCTGCCGGGCCTCTCCGGCATCGAGCTTTGCCGTCGTCTGCGGGCCCGCCCCGAAACACGGCAATTGCCCATCATCATGCTCACCGCGCGAGGCGAGGAGAGCGAGAAGGTGCGCGGTCTGGCGACCGGCGCCGACGATTATATCGTCAAACCGTTCTCGGTGCCGGAACTGCTTGCGCGTGTGCGCGCGCTGCTGCGCCGGGCCAATCCAGAGCGGGTCGCCAACGTGTTGACCATCGGCGATCTCGAGCTCGACCGTGAAAAGAAACGCGTCTCGCGTTCGGGCCGTGCGATCGATCTCGGCCCGACCGAGTATCGCCTGCTCGAGTTCCTAATGGAGCGTCCGGGTCGCGTGTTCTCGCGCGAGCAGTTGCTCGACGGCGTCTGGGGTTCGGACATCTACATCGATGAGCGGACCGTCGACGTCCATGTCGGCCGTCTGCGCAAGGCGATCAATCGTGGCCAAGCCGCCGATCCGATACGGACCGTGCGCGGCGCCGGCTACGCGCTCGACGACCGCTTCGGGCGGATGAACTAGTGCGCGCTTATCCCTCCCCCGCTCGCGGGGAGGGTGGCGAGCGAAGCGAGCCGGGTGGGGGTCGCTTTCAATTGCGACGTTACTCACCCCCGGCGCTGCGCGCCGGACCCTCCCCTTTCAGGGAAGGATAAGAAAGCAAAAACAAAAAGGCCGGGCAGTGCGCCCGGCCTTTTTCGTGATCGGTTGATTGCGCTCAGCCTCTGAATGCCCGCTTCTCACGTCGGCGATCATTGGCCGGCTGATAGGCCACGCGGCAGTGGAACGAGCAGTAAGGTTGTTCGTTCGAGGTGTCGCCGCCGCAGAAGAAGAAG from Pseudolabrys taiwanensis includes:
- a CDS encoding SDR family oxidoreductase, coding for MAGLPLTLRRGSIVTGAPSKERSDMSASTSNPFDLTGRVVLLTGATRGLGFEMARLLARCGGHVVVNGRDSGRAEGAAAAIRGEGGRASAAVFDVTDLDRAAAAIAAVAAAHGRLDGFVNNVGTRNRKGLLDLSLAEIREQIEANLIGAMWLARAAAQVMIPRRHGRIINVTSIAARMAILPDAAYVASKGGLEALTHSLAAEVGPHGITVNAISPGFFATETNLGIVNNAEVGPRLAARTALGRWGQPHEIAGAAAFLCSDAASFVTGQTLVVDGGTTVTAI
- the pstA gene encoding phosphate ABC transporter permease PstA — encoded protein: MALYDTRRARNKLAVGLAIAATLFGLAWLVLILAVLLWEGFSGLSLRVFTEMTPPPGAAGGLLNPIMGSLIMTVIAVVIGTPLGMLAGTYMAEYGRYDKLTAVVRFINDILLSAPSIVVGLFVYEIVVAQMGHFSGWAGAIALAVIVVPVVVRTTEDMLTLVPDTLREAAASIGLPRSLMIKKVAYRAARAGMVTGVLLAVARISGETAPLLFTALNNQFWSMNMNAPVASLPVVIFQFALSPYKDWQELAWTGALIITLAVLALSITARSLAAQRKS
- a CDS encoding ATP-binding protein, which translates into the protein MAVNDEALSRAPRSNWPGRLRQAWKVLRGTPIDNGTGAIPPLANGSFHAQAPLIESLIGGLPGPAIVLDRDSRVIAFNSAATSIAPVLRRGEPALISLRMPELVDAIRRAGKRREPQRVEFFERVPLDRWFEAFVTPVKLAGGADSRPDILLLTFNDLTPLRRVEEMRADFVANASHELRTPLAALLGFIETLQGPARSDAVAREKFLGIMQAQATRMARLIDDLLSLSRIELNAHLQPSTPVDLAVIVRQVVDGLQTLARDREVEIKVATPEAPVIVLGDRDELIRALENLVENALKYGAAGKRVDITLAPGQTRAGAPEARLSVRDYGPGIAPEHLPRLTERFYRVDVADSRQQGGTGLGLALVKHVLNRHGGRLSIESTLGQGASFTMHLPLRTAESVIGG
- the pstB gene encoding phosphate ABC transporter ATP-binding protein PstB; the protein is MNSVASFTVPTVNNAPINVEGLTEKISVRDLDFFYGEHRALKNINVPLYKGKVTAFIGPSGCGKSTLLRILNRMYDLYPNQRAAGHVRLDNEDILAPSQDLNLLRAKVGMVFQKPTPFPMTIYENIAFGIRLYEKLSKSELDDRVKSALERAALWNEVKDKLNANGQSLSGGQQQRLCIARTVAVRPEVILFDEPCSALDPISTAKIEELIDELKDDYTIAIVTHNMQQAARVSDFTAFMYLGEMVEFDETTKIFTTPTDRRTQDYITGRFG
- the phoB gene encoding phosphate regulon transcriptional regulator PhoB, producing the protein MSARILIVEDEEPLTMLLRYNLEAEGYEVETAARGDEADTRLKEATPDLVVLDWMLPGLSGIELCRRLRARPETRQLPIIMLTARGEESEKVRGLATGADDYIVKPFSVPELLARVRALLRRANPERVANVLTIGDLELDREKKRVSRSGRAIDLGPTEYRLLEFLMERPGRVFSREQLLDGVWGSDIYIDERTVDVHVGRLRKAINRGQAADPIRTVRGAGYALDDRFGRMN
- the pstC gene encoding phosphate ABC transporter permease subunit PstC, producing the protein MSDAVFRGLTRAAAITVLIILSGIIISLVYGSWPALRAFGLTFLVDESWNPVTERFGAIAPIYGTIVTSVIAMLIAVPVGLFIAMFLTELCPMWLRRPIGIAIELLAGIPSIIYGIWGLFVFAPFLQQYVQPFLIEVFGNVPVLSTLFAGPPYGIGVLTAGLILAIMVLPFITSISRDVFEAVPPVLKEAAYGLGCTTWEVARYVVLPYTRVGVIGGVMLGLGRALGETMAVTFVIGNAHHISGSILAPGTTISATIANEFTEAVGDLYTSSLIALGLILFVITFIVLAFARLMLMRLNAKVGG
- a CDS encoding lysylphosphatidylglycerol synthase domain-containing protein — translated: MLDALRAVARFFQVTIGWNRIGVVLSAAIIGIAAYVLFHMLRDIQVNEVYNALKAVEGRHIALAALFVALGYFTLTFYDLFALRTIGKADVPYRIAAMAGFTSYSVGHNVGATVFTGGAVRYRIYSAYGLDAVDVAKICFVAGLTFWLGNATVLGLSVAITPHAAEPITQLPAWLNRIIACGILAVLGSYVAWVWTAPREIGKGGWKVHLPSGPNTLLQIVIGIFDLGFCALAMYMLIPAEPQIGFVTLAVVFVSATLLGFASHAPGGLGVFDAAMLVALWEFDKEDLLAGLLLFRLLYYLVPFAVALVILGIREFWLSTHGARRKPELKSVHASEPMRSEFEPEKTDAV
- the phoU gene encoding phosphate signaling complex protein PhoU; this encodes MTDQQHTAKAFDSDLQDLSRMVAEMGGLAEKQVAEAVAALARRDTALAQRITEADTSIDKLQHEIEEKAVLTIARRQPMAVDLREIVGALRLANDLERIGDLAKNIAKRVIALNAEFPPPKLIRGVEHMTDLLLEQLKTVLDAYVRRDISKALSVWRGDEEIDAVCTSVFRELLTYMMEDPRNITFCIHLMFCAKNIERMGDHATNIAETVHYIIEGRPIADKRPKGDTTTIPALRAAGE
- the pstS gene encoding phosphate ABC transporter substrate-binding protein PstS, which produces MKHWTALAAAGFLAAAAFVPASAADISGAGATFPYPVYAKWADAYKKETGNGLNYQSIGSGGGIKQIKAKTVTFGASDAPLPGKELDEAGLSQFPMVMGGIVPVVNLDGVKPGDLVLDGPTLAKIFLGDIKSWDDAAIAKLNPNAKLPKQAIALVHRSDGSGTTFNFTYYLSDVSPDWKSKVGTNTAVQWPAGIGAKGNEGVANNVGNTKGSIGYVEYAYALQNKLTFTKMVNKGGKTVSPTSEAFQAAAANADWKSQPGYGVILANQPGDKSWPMTAATWILVYKKPADAAATTEALKFFAWAYKNGGKMAEELDYVPMPANVVKDIEATWKSDIKDASGKSLF